A segment of the Streptomyces sp. NBC_01235 genome:
CTGCGCATCAACACCTACCAGGACCTCCTCGACCGCTACGGCCGGGAGGACGCCCGGGGCGGCGACGGCTGCGACGTCTGCAAGCCCGCGGTCGCCTCGATCATCGCCTCCCTCGCCCCGACGATCGGCGCGAGCGGCTACGTCCTGGACGGCGAGCAGGCGGCGCTGCAGGAGACCAACGACCACTTCCTCGCCAACCTCCAGAAGAACGGCTCCTACTCGGTCGTCCCGCGCATCCCCGGCGGTGAGATCACCCCCGAGGGCCTGATCGTGATCGGCGAGATCGCCCGCGACTTCGGCCTCTACACGAAGATCACCGGCGGTCAGCGCATCGACATGTTCGGCGCGCGGGTCGAGCAACTCCCGCTGATCTGGACCCGGTTGGTCGACGCCGGCTTCGAGTCCGGCCACGCCTACGGCAAGTCCCTGCGCACGGTGAAGTCCTGCGTCGGCCAGACCTGGTGCCGCTACGGCGTCCAGGACTCCGTCCGCATGGCGATCGACCTGGAGCTGCGCTACCGGGGCCTCAGGTCCCCGCACAAGCTCAAGTCGGCCGTGTCGGGCTGCGCCCGCGAGTGCGCCGAGGCGCAGTCGAAGGACTTCGGCGTCATCGCCACCTCCAACGGCTGGAACCTCTACGTCGGCGGCAACGGCGGCGCCACCCCGCGCCACGCCGACCTGCTCGCCCAGGACCTCACCGACGCCGAACTGATCCGCCTCATCGACCGGTTCCTGATGTTCTACATCCGCACCGCCGACCGCCTGGAGCGCACCTCCACCTGGCTGGAGCGGATCCCCGGCGGCCTGGACCACGTCCGCGACGTGGTCGTGGAGGACTCCCTCGGCATCTGCGAGGAGCTGGAGTCCCTTATGACGGCCCACGTGGCGCACTACGCCGACGAGTGGGCGACCACCATCAACGACCCCGAGAAGCTCGCCCGGTTCGTGTCCTTCGTCAACGCGCCGGACACCCCCGACCCGGTCGTCGGCTTCGTCCCCGAGCGCGACCAGATCAAGCCCGACCTGCCGCTGCTGACCATCGGCCACCGTCCCCTGGAAGGGAGCACCCAGCGATGACCCTGGCACCCGAGACCACCGACCTCAAGATCCACCTGCGGCTGGAGGAGGGCGGCGAGGACTGGTTCACAGTCTGCGACCTCGCCCAGCTGCTCCCCGGCCGGGGCGTGGCCGCCCTGCTGCCGGACGGCCGCCAGGTCGCCCTGTTCCGCGACCGGGCGGGCGAACTGTACGCCGTCGACAACCGCGACCCGTTCGGCGGCGCGGCCGTCCTCTCCCGCGGCCTGACCGGCACCCACCAGGGCCGCCCGTTCGTCGCCTCCCCGCTGCTCAAGCAGCGTTTCGACCTGCGGAGCGGGGAGTGCCTGGACGACGAGACGGTGCGCATCGCGACGTACGAGGTACGCGCGGCCTGACGACGCGCGGCCTGACGGCGGATCGCCCGATGGCGGGCGGACTGACGGCGGGCGGCCTGAGGGCGGGCGGCCTGGCGGAGGATCGCCCGACGGCGGGCGGACTGACGGCGGACCGCCCGACGACGCACGGACTGGCGGAGGATCGCCCGACGGCGGGCAGACTGACGGCGGACCGCCCGACGACGCACGGACTGGCGGAGGATCGCCTGACGGCGGGCGGACTGACGGCGGGCGGCCTGAGGGCGGGCGGCCTGGCGGAGGATCGCCCGACGGCGGGCAGACTGACGGCGGGCGGACTGACGGGCGCGATGT
Coding sequences within it:
- the nirD gene encoding nitrite reductase small subunit NirD, with the protein product MTLAPETTDLKIHLRLEEGGEDWFTVCDLAQLLPGRGVAALLPDGRQVALFRDRAGELYAVDNRDPFGGAAVLSRGLTGTHQGRPFVASPLLKQRFDLRSGECLDDETVRIATYEVRAA